A window of Komagataella phaffii GS115 chromosome 1, complete sequence contains these coding sequences:
- a CDS encoding Putative sensor/transporter protein involved in cell wall biogenesis, translating into MNLDSKHQNQQQHVLKLNGVWVAYAHTFCALAAFLSALIVGVTLHYHKIVQNGYYGYPDEWFPSVSATIGDRYPERSIFQIMIALTAGPRFLLLFLSYLRLNKTGSYLPLIGLVSGILRTFTCGGWVYITSTDDHDAHDIFMISYIVLTIPWTVCVTKLTDKSNKFLKNGRRFTAVAFFGLLVPLVYLFIQHKVHRVAGAYSYYAYVEWSLIFLDVGFDTWSVVDFEDLEFELSAAENAPPTVLNLSYFSQDETSSTDEKEAVKEKLVPGQYPVDSLVGLTFIHSIVQIINSFIFWSVFTALFLCIWHFPLWNMGISGYEAAALSLMAPILLVVPPLRNLFARFPQIPRLLTALFGVGSYKFEAPADRLLILSVGTCFGFISLSNEIWTLGQIRDSLALSWYSTTFTLGLITSSIAKFAFYTNNPIWPIMHTDNGGLNIYGVIIGVVSALLTPSYLTQLNPTEISSGVSKGYLFPAAVGVGGLIFSLDAMLTDTSTLILWCWEGYPVRGPLPVPHGVFTFVAMAIGTYLGFTKPSLVSSSSFFIAGSAGAAVLYASSGWIGYIGGLVYSIFLTGIVPVIFASASQFNVGLVFGLGFFLAILISLAHVWVVAYAFVPAGWILRERTDIVLGISVAMVGLGIVAGKKANLIVRAKNHGVGTSLRKRLTKIAGVLLVLSAVISFRRLNFEKPQPYHPEDKLLTAGIWTIHFGLDNDMWASEGRMRDLIGELELDVVGLLESDTQRIIMGNRDLTQKLAEELGMYADFGPGPNKHTWGCALLSKFPILNSTHHLLPSPVGELAPAIHATLNVYGELVDVVVFHSGQEEDVEDRRLQSLGVADIMGSTDRPMVLLSYLVTKPLKGNYHTYVSETNGMHDIDSSDSDRWCEYILYKNLRRTGYARVSRSTITDTELQVGKFQLLDEGEKVNYSEKRIRESKVPKGLQFPRQFRKNGVRGHRYHVFDEPRYYDS; encoded by the coding sequence ATGAATCTGGACTCCAAGCACCAAAATCAGCAGCAAcatgttttgaaattgaatgGAGTTTGGGTCGCCTATGCCCACACTTTCTGTGCCTTAGCTGCATTCTTATCAGCTTTGATTGTTGGTGTGACGCTTCATTACCACAAGATCGTCCAGAATGGATACTATGGATATCCTGATGAGTGGTTTCCCAGTGTATCTGCTACAATTGGTGACAGATATCCCGAACGatccatttttcaaatcatgaTAGCCTTAACAGCAGGCCCCAGATTTTTACTTTTGTTCCTTTCGTATCTGAGGCTGAACAAGACTGGCTCTTATTTGCCACTAATAGGTCTTGTTTCAGGAATCTTGAGAACTTTTACTTGCGGCGGATGGGTTTACATTACTTCTACCGATGACCATGATGCACATGACATTTTTATGATCAGTTATATCGTGCTGACCATTCCATGGACTGTTTGTGTTACCAAATTGACCGATAAATCaaacaagtttttgaagaacggGAGGAGGTTCACAGCTGTGGCTTTTTTCGGCCTGTTGGTTCCTCTGGTCTATCTCTTTATCCAGCATAAGGTTCACAGAGTTGCTGGAGCATACTCCTACTATGCTTACGTGGAATGGTCCTTGATCTTCCTGGACGTTGGATTTGATACTTGGTCAGTCgttgactttgaagatttggaattCGAACTTTCAGCAGCTGAGAATGCCCCACCAACTGTGCTTAATCTGAGTTATTTTTCCCAAGATGAGACAAGTTCCACAGATGAGAAGGAAGCggtcaaagaaaaattagTCCCGGGACAGTATCCCGTCGATTCTCTGGTAGGGCTCACATTTATTCATTCAATTGTCCAGATTATAAATTCCTTTATTTTTTGGTCAGTTTTCACCGCTTTATTCTTATGCATTTGGCACTTTCCTTTGTGGAATATGGGAATATCAGGCTACGAGGCTGCTGCTTTATCCTTGATGGCTCCCATCCTACTTGTGGTGCCACCTTTACGGAATCTTTTTGCAAGATTCCCACAAATACCCAGACTATTAACCGCTTTATTCGGGGTTGGCTCTTATAAGTTTGAAGCTCCTGCGGACAGATTACTAATTCTTTCGGTCGGAACATGCTTCGGATTTATTTCTCTCTCCAATGAGATATGGACCTTGGGCCAAATTAGAGATTCTTTGGCGTTAAGTTGGTACTCGACGACGTTCACGCTTGGTTTGATTACTTCCTCCATTGCCAAGTTCGCCTTTTACACGAATAATCCTATATGGCCTATCATGCATACTGATAACGGTGGATTGAACATTTATGGAGTGATTATAGGTGTTGTATCTGCCTTGTTGACTCCTTCATATCTGACTCAATTGAACCCCACTGAAATCTCTTCTGGAGTCTCTAAAGGTTATCTGTTTCCTGCAGCGGTCGGAGTTGGAGGTCTAATTTTTTCTCTAGACGCCATGCTAACTGATACATCTACTCTCATCTTATGGTGCTGGGAGGGCTATCCGGTCAGGGGTCCTTTGCCAGTTCCTCATGGTGTCTTCACCTTTGTCGCAATGGCAATTGGTACTTACCTTGGTTTTACCAAACCCTCGCTGGTAAGttcatcttcctttttCATCGCAGGATCTGCTGGGGCTGCAGTGCTCTATGCTTCCAGCGGATGGATAGGATATATCGGAGGATTGGTCTATTCAATTTTCCTAACTGGAATTGTCCCTGTTATATTTGCGTCAGCCAGTCAGTTCAACGTGGGACTTGTATTTGGACTAGGTTTTTTCCTTGCCATTTTGATCAGTTTGGCACATGTATGGGTAGTTGCCTATGCTTTTGTTCCAGCTGGATGGATATTGCGTGAACGTACAGACATTGTGTTAGGAATATCTGTTGCTATGGTAGGATTGGGTATTGTTGCTGGAAAAAAAGCCAATCTTATCGTAAGGGCAAAGAATCACGGTGTGGGTACAAGTCTTCGTAAGAGATTGACTAAGATTGCAGGTGTATTGTTGGTTTTATCGGCTGTTATTTCATTTAGAAGGTTGAATTTCGAAAAGCCACAACCTTACCACCCTGAGGACAAACTGCTTACTGCGGGTATATGGACTATCCATTTTGGACTAGACAATGACATGTGGGCTAGCGAAGGTCGCATGAGAGACTTGATTGGAGAATTGGAGCTAGACGTGGTTGGATTGTTGGAAAGCGATACCCAGAGAATAATCATGGGAAACAGAGATTTGACCCAGAAGTTAGCTGAAGAGCTTGGAATGTATGCCGATTTTGGTCCCGGTCCTAATAAACATACATGGGGTTGtgctcttctttcaaagttccCTATCCTGAATTCTACACATCATCTCCTCCCATCACCCGTGGGAGAACTTGCACCAGCAATCCATGCAACGTTGAATGTTTATGGAGAACTGGTAGATGTGGTGGTATTTCATAGTggacaagaagaagacgtGGAGGATCGAAGATTGCAGAGTCTGGGAGTTGCAGATATAATGGGCTCGACAGATAGACCCATGGTGTTACTGAGTTACTTGGTGACCAAGCCGCTGAAAGGTAATTACCACACGTATGTGAGCGAAACTAATGGAATGCACGATATCGATTCTTCTGATTCGGATAGATGGTGCGAGTACATCTTGTACAAAAACTTGAGACGGACAGGGTACGCCAGGGTGAGTCGATCGACGATAACGGACACAGAGTTGCAAGTTGGAAAATTCCAACTCCTAGATGAAGGAGAGAAGGTAAACTACTCGGAAAAACGAATCAGGGAAAGCAAGGTCCCCAAAGGGCTGCAATTCCCTCGTCAGTTTAGAAAAAATGGTGTACGAGGCCACCGATACCATGTATTTGACGAACCTCGGTACTATGATAGTTAG